The genomic interval GCGGCGGGCAGAACGCCTTGGCCTCCTCCGCGCTCAGCCATTCGTTCTCGACGCCGGCCAGCCGGTTGGCGTGGATGTGGCGCTTGAACACCTGCACGTCGTGCACCGTGTGGGCGAGCATCATGACGCCGCGCTTGGAATACATGACGTTGTAGTTCAGTTCCTGCGACAGCCCGTCCCACAGGTTAAGGGCGTGCTGGTAGAGCCGGGCGCTTTCCTCCCACAGGTAGTTGGAGCGCACGATGGTGGTGTTGCGGCCGGTGTTGCCGCCGCCGAGCCAGCCCTTCTCGACCACCGCGACGTTGCGGATGCCGTGTTCCCTGGCCAGGTAATAGGCCGTCGCCAGGCCATGGCCGCCGCCGCCGATGATGACGACGTCGTAGGCGGGCTTCGGCTCCGGCGCGCGCCACTGCCGGCCCCAGTTGCGGTGCGCGGTGAAGGCGTTCTTGGCCAGTTCCAGAAACGAATAGCGCGCCATCGACTGATCACTCCCCGTCGGTCGGTCATGCCGGCCGTGTGAGCATGCGAACCCGCCCCGGACCGCAGTCGCCCCGGCGCGCCCCGCATCTTCTCCGCTGCGGCGCGGCCGGCGTGACGGGTTTCGGTCCTCGATTGGTCTGAATCCGACACGCCGTTGCGGCGAGCCGCGCCCGTCTAACCGACCGCCTCCGGCGCCGCTGCGCGTCGGGGCGCGGTGATCGCGGGTCCCTTCGCCGGCCGCAACTCGTGCAACATGTACCACTGGTCGATATGGTCGAGGATAACGCGTTCGAACACGGCGTCGAGCCGGGCGACGGTCTCGGCGTCCGAGACCGGCTCGAAGGCCGGCAGGAAGGTCATGGCGAAGCGGGCGCCCTCGGTCCGCGCCAGGTAGACCGGCAGGATCAGCGCATCGGCGGCGCGGGCGAACTTGGCGAGTTTGACCGCGTTGCCGGTTTCCGGCAGGGGCCGGCCGAAAGCGGGCAGGTGGATCTGCAGCGCGCGTACCTCGTCGACGAAGAACAGGCCGTCCGCAGCCCCCGACGTCAGCACGCGATAGAGGTATCCGGCGCTGCGCACGCCCGCGGGGAACAGGTGCTGGCCGCGCCGTTTGCGCAGGGCATGGATGAGCGCGTTGGTGAAGCGGTTGGGCTCAGGCTGGAACGGGCCGGTCACCGGTCGGCCGAGCGCATGGGGCAGGGTTGCCATCAGCCCCTCCCAGCAGCCGACATGCACGGAGGCGCAGACCAGCGGTCGGCGGCTCGCCAGTGCGGCATCGAGATGGGACCGGCCCTCGATGGCGATCAGGCCCGCCGCCTGCATCCGCTCGACGCTCGAATACTCCGCATAGGCACGCCCGACGCTGGTCCACCAGCGGGCGAGGACCGCGTCGAGGGCCGTCTCGTCGGCGGCGAGGTCGGGCCTCAGCAGTGCCATGTTGCTGCGGATGCGTTTGGCGAAGACGCGGTGGGCGTAGCGGCGCTGTGCCAGCGGCGCCAGCGTCGCGCCGAAGCCGGAGCAGGCCGCAGCCGGCAGCAGGCGCAGGGCGTGATGGAACAGATGGCTGAGGGCGCCGCTCAAGGGATCCAGGAGCCAGTGGCTGACGAAGGTCTTGCGCCTCCATGGGTCGGTGGACAGCAGCCAGGAGAGTGGCGGCGGCACCGGTGCGGGCGCGCGCGTGGCGTCGAACGGGATGTCGTCGAGCGCGGCCGGTTTGGGGGACACGGCACCGGCTGTCTTGTTGAGGGCGTCCATGCTCGGTCAGGCGGTGCGCGGGTGAAGCGTCATCGGCAGCGCGTCGCCGGGACGCAGGGTCAGCCGGCACACCGGCTGGATGTCGGCGCCCGGCTTCAGCCGCAGGTCGAAGGCGCGGGCGAGGATCGCAAGGCTCAGGATCGATTCGGTCAGGCCGAACTGCAGGCCGGCGCAGATCCTCGGGCCGATGCTGAACGGCACGTAGCCGTATTTCGACGGCCGCGTGCCTTCGCCCTCCAGGAAGCGTTCGGGACGGAAGGCGTCGGCGTCCGGCCACAGGGTCGGATTGCGGTGCAGCAGCCAGGGCACCACCATCAGGATCGTGCCCTTCGGGATCCTCTTGCCGCCGACCGTGGTGTCCGCCATCGCCTCGCGGGCGAGGATCGGCACCGGCGGGTAGAGCCTCAGCGTCTCCTCGATCACGGCTTTGGTGTAGGGCAGGCGGGCGACGTCGGCGAAGCTCGGCGGCGCGTCGCCGAGCACGCTGTCGAGTTCGGCGTGCAGCCGCTCGCGCACCCGCGGCGCCTGCGACAGCAGGAACCAGGCCCAGGCGAGCGTGTTGGCGGTCGTCTCGTGGCCGGCCATGAAGATCACCGCCGCCTCGTTGCGGATCGCCTCACGGCTAAGCGGCGCGCCGTCCTCGTCGCGCGCCTCGAGCAGGCCGCCGATGACCGAGACCTCGCCGCTGTCCTTCATCGCCTGGTAGCTGTCGATGATCTCGTCGAGCACGCCGAGGATGCGCTTGACCGAGCGGTGCACCGCCGGACGGCGGAAGCGTGGTAGCCACTCGGGCAGGCCGAGCATCGCCGGCAGGTCGACCTGGTCGATGTAGCGCTGGTAGTCGGAAAAGCCCTCGACGATCTCGCTGGCATAGTTGCGGCCGAGGTTGCGGCCGAAGATTGTGCGGCAGATGATTTCCGCGGTCAGATGCGCCATCTCGGCCAGCGCGTCGACCTCGCCGCCGGCGCCGCGCGCCGCCCATTCGGCGCGCTTCTCCTCGATCGTGTCGACCATGATCGGGGCGAAGCCCGGCACACGCGAGCCGTGGATGATCGGCGCCACCACCTTGCGCCGGCGCCGCCAGATGTCGCTATCGGAGATGAACAGGCCGTCGCCGATCAGCGGTTCAAGCGCATGGCGCATCTGCGGGCTCTTGCGCTGCAGCACCGCATGGTTGGTCTGGAACGCCTCTTGGACCACGTCCGGGCTGTTGCAGACGACGAGCAGGCGGCGCAGCACCTGCTGGCTCATCAGCCGCGAGGAGAAGTTGCCCTTGCTCCAGATCGACAGGAAGTTCTTGCGCGCCAGCCCCATCAGTTCGATGACCGACGGCATCGTCTCGTGCCGGTAGGGATGGGGCGGAACGTAGTCCGGCTCCCTCTCGGCGACGACGGCTGCGACAGACTGGTCCACGGCACTATCCCCCGTTGAGCGCCCCGCGACGGGCGGCGGCGACGATCTTCTTAGCAATCCGGCGCGCCGAATGCATGCCCCTTCGAACGGATCCGGTCAGCGACCGCGCACGATCGAGGCCGACAGCGCCACCGCGGCCCAGCCGACGATCATCAACATGCCGCCGGTCGGCGCCGCCATCGCAAACAGGCGGGTG from Polymorphum gilvum SL003B-26A1 carries:
- a CDS encoding lysophospholipid acyltransferase family protein; protein product: MSPKPAALDDIPFDATRAPAPVPPPLSWLLSTDPWRRKTFVSHWLLDPLSGALSHLFHHALRLLPAAACSGFGATLAPLAQRRYAHRVFAKRIRSNMALLRPDLAADETALDAVLARWWTSVGRAYAEYSSVERMQAAGLIAIEGRSHLDAALASRRPLVCASVHVGCWEGLMATLPHALGRPVTGPFQPEPNRFTNALIHALRKRRGQHLFPAGVRSAGYLYRVLTSGAADGLFFVDEVRALQIHLPAFGRPLPETGNAVKLAKFARAADALILPVYLARTEGARFAMTFLPAFEPVSDAETVARLDAVFERVILDHIDQWYMLHELRPAKGPAITAPRRAAAPEAVG
- a CDS encoding cytochrome P450, which encodes MDQSVAAVVAEREPDYVPPHPYRHETMPSVIELMGLARKNFLSIWSKGNFSSRLMSQQVLRRLLVVCNSPDVVQEAFQTNHAVLQRKSPQMRHALEPLIGDGLFISDSDIWRRRRKVVAPIIHGSRVPGFAPIMVDTIEEKRAEWAARGAGGEVDALAEMAHLTAEIICRTIFGRNLGRNYASEIVEGFSDYQRYIDQVDLPAMLGLPEWLPRFRRPAVHRSVKRILGVLDEIIDSYQAMKDSGEVSVIGGLLEARDEDGAPLSREAIRNEAAVIFMAGHETTANTLAWAWFLLSQAPRVRERLHAELDSVLGDAPPSFADVARLPYTKAVIEETLRLYPPVPILAREAMADTTVGGKRIPKGTILMVVPWLLHRNPTLWPDADAFRPERFLEGEGTRPSKYGYVPFSIGPRICAGLQFGLTESILSLAILARAFDLRLKPGADIQPVCRLTLRPGDALPMTLHPRTA